One genomic region from Sphingobacterium multivorum encodes:
- a CDS encoding RNA polymerase sigma factor produces MTNKENFEIIYKEYAPAIRKLCLSYTGDPDNADDLVQETFITVWKKLDGFRNDAKLSTWIYRIAINNCLTSMRKKNQHVKKITDSNCIDIPEDSTNEKVQQIDLLYKCISKLKEADRVLITLVLDEKPYEQIAEITGITENNLRVKIHRIKKELTEIFHKYARL; encoded by the coding sequence ATGACCAACAAAGAAAACTTTGAGATTATTTATAAAGAATATGCGCCGGCCATCCGCAAGTTATGCCTCAGTTATACTGGAGACCCAGATAATGCAGATGATTTAGTCCAAGAGACCTTCATTACTGTATGGAAAAAACTCGACGGTTTTCGCAATGATGCAAAATTAAGCACCTGGATCTACAGAATAGCGATCAATAATTGCTTGACGAGCATGCGAAAAAAGAATCAACATGTAAAAAAAATAACTGACTCAAACTGCATCGATATACCCGAGGATTCAACGAATGAAAAAGTACAACAGATTGATCTGTTGTATAAATGTATCAGCAAACTAAAAGAAGCGGATAGAGTACTGATCACATTGGTATTAGATGAAAAACCTTATGAGCAAATAGCAGAAATTACGGGAATTACAGAGAATAATCTCCGTGTTAAAATCCATCGAATTAAAAAAGAATTAACTGAAATTTTCCATAAATATGCAAGACTTTAA
- a CDS encoding winged helix-turn-helix domain-containing protein: MFERRNIFLGNRKYLYGGIMLLFIAMAFIAFDRTGTDDFDRARREVLLRRIGDELLTQSGDSRSRVLPIEKIQENEYQIRFEHEITFKPDSLVNAIQRLLVNDPLASDYVVNVLNCGNSSVAYGYAISSNKKDDIIACRGRVQPKGCYMVNIKFKPTGINTAASSLFLIILLFLVFAGFIFLKTDRRRSAVLYDRNNSVLAFGSVLFNPQEREMVIHDNTIDLTGTETRLLHIFALSPNQTIARTRLQKEIWEDEGVIVGRSLDMFISKLRKKLEFDPTIKITVIRGKGYKLEVSS, from the coding sequence ATGTTTGAAAGGCGAAATATTTTCCTTGGGAACCGGAAGTACTTGTATGGCGGGATAATGCTCTTGTTTATTGCAATGGCCTTTATCGCTTTTGATAGGACTGGTACAGACGATTTTGATCGTGCCAGGAGAGAGGTTTTGCTTAGGCGGATAGGCGATGAACTGCTTACACAGTCGGGCGACAGTAGATCAAGAGTGCTTCCGATTGAAAAGATCCAAGAAAATGAATATCAGATCAGGTTTGAGCATGAAATCACCTTTAAACCGGACTCACTTGTGAATGCTATTCAGCGCCTGTTGGTCAATGATCCTCTTGCCAGTGATTATGTTGTTAACGTCCTCAATTGTGGCAACTCAAGCGTAGCTTATGGATATGCTATTTCCAGTAATAAAAAAGATGATATTATTGCTTGCAGAGGAAGAGTGCAACCTAAAGGATGTTACATGGTTAACATTAAATTTAAACCTACCGGAATAAACACGGCAGCGAGTAGCCTTTTTTTGATTATTCTGTTGTTTTTAGTATTTGCTGGATTCATTTTTTTGAAAACGGATCGGAGGCGAAGTGCTGTGTTGTACGATCGAAATAACTCTGTTTTAGCCTTTGGGTCAGTTTTGTTTAATCCGCAGGAGCGAGAAATGGTCATTCATGACAACACGATTGATCTCACCGGAACAGAAACTCGTCTGTTGCATATTTTCGCCTTGTCACCTAACCAGACGATAGCACGAACCCGGCTGCAAAAAGAGATTTGGGAAGATGAGGGGGTTATTGTCGGGCGCAGTCTAGATATGTTTATATCAAAACTTAGAAAAAAATTGGAGTTTGATCCGACTATCAAAATTACGGTTATACGTGGTAAAGGATATAAACTTGAGGTAAGTTCTTAA
- a CDS encoding ExbD/TolR family protein — MAELNEKTQETGKKKIRSRKMAPKVDLTAMVDLAFLLITFFMLTTTLNKPSAMDIAMPDKSKSAIESSVLIDENRTATLILGEGKFMWYHGDFKKPISSSKVPIDIEKGLSAVIAQLKATISSMPNTKDMIVLIKPSKEARTKDVIQTIDQLKGQHIARYVISKTQIEEEKQLLTALQ, encoded by the coding sequence ATGGCAGAATTAAATGAAAAAACACAAGAAACGGGAAAGAAAAAAATAAGAAGTAGAAAAATGGCTCCTAAAGTAGATTTAACAGCTATGGTAGACCTCGCATTTCTTCTCATTACATTCTTTATGTTGACCACAACATTAAATAAACCATCTGCAATGGATATTGCCATGCCAGACAAAAGTAAGTCAGCTATAGAAAGTTCGGTGCTTATTGATGAAAACCGCACAGCAACTCTTATTCTAGGCGAAGGCAAATTCATGTGGTATCATGGGGATTTCAAAAAGCCGATCAGCTCTTCAAAAGTACCGATAGATATCGAGAAAGGACTTTCAGCCGTTATTGCACAGTTAAAAGCAACGATAAGTTCCATGCCTAACACAAAGGATATGATTGTATTGATCAAACCTAGCAAAGAAGCGCGCACAAAAGATGTTATTCAGACGATAGATCAATTGAAGGGCCAGCATATTGCACGCTATGTGATCAGTAAAACGCAAATCGAAGAAGAAAAGCAATTACTCACTGCACTCCAGTAA
- a CDS encoding group III truncated hemoglobin, giving the protein MSIDHTPMKQDIQTLDDIKVLVDQFYTTIRKDTLLGPIFKERIQDNWAIHLEKMYSFWQTILLDEHSYFGSPFPPHINLPIDAQHFGQWLKLFEATVDRLYSGQKAEEAKWRAQKMAQMFQFKLEYLHANPNKKPLI; this is encoded by the coding sequence ATGAGCATAGATCATACGCCGATGAAACAGGATATTCAAACACTCGATGACATTAAAGTATTAGTAGATCAATTCTATACGACGATACGTAAAGATACTTTGCTCGGACCTATTTTTAAAGAACGAATCCAAGACAATTGGGCTATACATCTTGAAAAGATGTATAGTTTCTGGCAGACTATCCTGCTGGATGAACATAGTTATTTCGGCAGCCCTTTTCCACCCCATATCAATTTACCCATTGATGCACAACACTTTGGTCAATGGCTCAAATTATTCGAAGCCACTGTAGATCGCTTATACAGTGGACAAAAGGCCGAAGAGGCCAAATGGCGTGCGCAGAAAATGGCCCAAATGTTTCAGTTCAAACTGGAATATCTACATGCCAACCCCAACAAGAAACCATTGATCTAA
- a CDS encoding sterol desaturase family protein, with amino-acid sequence MAKRNYVSNSTESTRMFKNDFLESLTKVHWSVPLIFYVPVVVFFSYKALVWGEISFLTYMGYFIFGLAFWTAFEYALHRWVFHFHPTTEWGKRIAFIFHGVHHDYPRDRMRLVMPLSASIPLALLVYLGFTLFFSNEFILACFFSGFMVGYLIYDECHYAMHHANFKSGIFKRIKQHHMLHHYSDPEKGFGVSSSLWDEILRSGFEEKEPKKDSTSLKEEKA; translated from the coding sequence ATGGCAAAGCGTAATTATGTTTCAAATTCTACAGAATCCACGCGCATGTTCAAGAATGACTTTTTAGAGTCTTTGACGAAGGTGCATTGGAGTGTACCTTTGATTTTCTATGTACCCGTGGTTGTGTTCTTTTCTTATAAAGCGCTAGTTTGGGGAGAGATTTCCTTCTTAACATACATGGGGTATTTTATTTTTGGTTTAGCTTTCTGGACAGCTTTTGAATATGCATTACATCGTTGGGTATTTCATTTTCACCCGACAACGGAATGGGGAAAGCGAATTGCTTTTATTTTCCATGGTGTGCATCATGATTACCCAAGAGACCGTATGCGTTTGGTGATGCCATTGTCAGCGAGTATTCCACTAGCTCTTTTGGTGTATCTTGGTTTTACATTGTTTTTTTCAAATGAGTTTATCTTAGCCTGCTTTTTCTCAGGTTTTATGGTGGGGTATTTGATCTATGACGAATGTCATTATGCGATGCATCATGCTAATTTTAAAAGCGGCATTTTCAAACGGATCAAGCAGCACCATATGTTGCATCATTATTCTGATCCCGAAAAAGGCTTTGGAGTAAGTTCTTCCTTATGGGATGAAATTTTACGCTCAGGTTTCGAAGAAAAGGAACCCAAAAAAGATTCTACTTCCTTAAAAGAAGAAAAAGCATAA
- a CDS encoding head GIN domain-containing protein: MKFLGVSVILLLIAQMGFGQVKQNVGDFSSVVATDKIQVELIKSDESLVTFEGQNHENVKVVNTNGSLVLKMNTLNMLQGGNISVKVYYKGLNNVEAKKGAKVFATTNNPVAAEHLKVYASEGGLVDLYTAVKTAEIKVTSGATIALYGKANKQEIISNFGGKYEGKDFKTNTTVVTVNGGGKADVYVTDSIETKTRGGGVIDVYGKPEHRVEKKMAGGTVNFK; this comes from the coding sequence ATGAAATTTTTAGGAGTCAGTGTAATTCTTTTATTAATTGCCCAAATGGGGTTTGGGCAGGTGAAGCAAAATGTTGGCGATTTTTCCTCGGTGGTAGCGACAGACAAGATTCAGGTGGAGTTGATTAAGTCCGACGAGTCCTTGGTGACGTTTGAAGGACAGAATCACGAGAATGTTAAGGTGGTCAACACAAATGGATCCTTGGTTTTGAAAATGAATACGTTGAATATGCTGCAAGGTGGGAATATCTCTGTGAAGGTATATTATAAGGGTCTGAACAATGTGGAAGCAAAAAAAGGAGCCAAGGTATTTGCGACCACAAATAACCCAGTTGCTGCTGAACACCTGAAAGTATATGCTTCGGAAGGAGGCCTGGTTGATCTCTATACAGCGGTAAAAACAGCTGAGATCAAAGTGACCTCTGGTGCTACAATCGCTTTGTATGGAAAGGCAAACAAACAGGAGATCATTTCGAATTTTGGCGGCAAATATGAAGGAAAAGATTTTAAGACGAACACCACGGTGGTCACCGTTAATGGTGGTGGTAAAGCCGATGTTTATGTTACTGATTCCATCGAAACCAAAACGCGCGGCGGTGGTGTCATTGATGTTTATGGAAAACCGGAACATCGTGTAGAAAAGAAAATGGCGGGTGGAACAGTCAATTTTAAATAA
- the fbaA gene encoding class II fructose-bisphosphate aldolase has product MSLKDFKGVLTGDQVQELFEVAKKHKFALPAVNIIGTNSINAVMETAKAVNSPVIIQLSNGGAQFYAGKTLNNDNLQACVLGAVSAAQHVHLLAEHYGVAVILHTDHAAKKLLPWIDGLLDAGEKFFAQHGKPLFSSHMLDLSEEPIEENIEISAKYLARMKPLGMTVEIELGVTGGEEDGVDNSDVDSSKLYTQPEEVAYAFEELSKVSDKFTVAAAFGNVHGVYKPGNVKLQPVILHNSQEYIREKYNLTAEKPVNFVFHGGSGSSPKEIAEAISYGAIKMNIDTDMQWAFWDGVRAYEAKNHDYLQGQIGNPEGADSPNKKYYDPRVWLRKGEETFVARLKEAFADLNAVDVNSKL; this is encoded by the coding sequence ATGAGCCTAAAAGATTTTAAAGGTGTATTGACAGGAGATCAAGTACAAGAGTTGTTTGAGGTAGCGAAGAAACATAAGTTTGCTTTGCCTGCGGTAAACATTATCGGAACAAACTCTATCAATGCGGTTATGGAAACTGCGAAAGCAGTAAATTCTCCTGTAATTATTCAATTGTCAAATGGTGGAGCGCAATTCTACGCTGGTAAAACCTTGAACAACGATAATTTACAAGCTTGTGTATTGGGAGCGGTATCTGCAGCACAACATGTTCATTTATTAGCTGAGCATTATGGTGTAGCGGTTATTCTGCATACAGATCACGCAGCTAAGAAACTTTTACCTTGGATCGACGGTTTGTTGGACGCTGGCGAGAAATTCTTTGCGCAACACGGAAAACCATTGTTCTCTTCTCACATGTTGGATTTATCGGAAGAGCCAATTGAAGAAAATATTGAAATTTCAGCTAAATACTTAGCACGTATGAAACCACTTGGTATGACTGTAGAGATCGAGCTAGGTGTTACAGGTGGTGAAGAAGATGGTGTTGACAACTCGGATGTAGATAGTTCAAAACTGTATACTCAGCCGGAAGAGGTTGCCTATGCTTTTGAAGAACTGTCTAAAGTATCTGACAAATTTACAGTGGCAGCTGCATTTGGTAATGTTCATGGTGTTTACAAACCAGGTAATGTGAAGTTGCAACCAGTTATATTACACAATTCACAAGAATATATTCGTGAGAAATATAATCTTACTGCTGAAAAACCAGTAAACTTTGTATTCCACGGTGGTTCTGGTTCATCTCCTAAAGAAATTGCAGAAGCGATTTCATACGGTGCGATCAAAATGAACATTGATACCGATATGCAATGGGCGTTTTGGGATGGTGTGAGAGCCTATGAAGCGAAAAACCACGATTATTTGCAAGGTCAAATCGGTAATCCTGAAGGAGCTGATTCTCCAAATAAAAAATATTACGATCCACGCGTTTGGTTACGTAAAGGTGAAGAAACATTTGTTGCTCGTCTGAAAGAAGCGTTCGCTGATTTGAATGCAGTAGACGTTAATAGCAAACTATAA
- a CDS encoding ArsC family reductase: MLQVYGIKNCNTVKKALTWLEDNNIPFQFHDFKKEGVSEDKLKEWETQVDWQALVNKKGTTWKKLSPETQEQVVDSNSANKVLQENTSMIKRPVIEYNKGILLGFNETEYVTNLK; encoded by the coding sequence ATGCTACAGGTATACGGTATCAAAAATTGTAACACAGTAAAAAAAGCACTTACATGGTTGGAAGACAACAATATCCCCTTTCAATTTCATGACTTCAAAAAAGAAGGTGTCAGTGAGGATAAATTAAAAGAATGGGAAACACAGGTAGACTGGCAGGCACTAGTGAATAAAAAGGGAACTACATGGAAAAAACTATCTCCGGAAACTCAAGAACAAGTCGTAGACAGTAATAGCGCCAATAAGGTGCTTCAGGAAAACACGAGTATGATTAAACGTCCCGTTATTGAATACAATAAAGGTATATTACTTGGTTTTAATGAAACAGAGTACGTAACAAATTTAAAATAG
- a CDS encoding M1 family metallopeptidase, whose amino-acid sequence MMKRIALASLSLVALSYAYPAFAQEKTSNYSYTEAFAPLFFKNNGNEYRSAAGKPGPAYWQNAADYKIQASLNDQNDQITGAVEITYSNNSPDNMNYLWLQLDQNMFSQRGRGQLISPLTDSRYGDGNSTFDGGYQIQSVTDVNGNTIEHIIDDTRMQLRLPTALKSKGGKITFKIKYQYTVPKYGADRTGILDTKNGKIYAIAQWFPRLCVYDDIRGWNTLPYTGPGEFYREFGNYQVEITTPANHMVVLGGELLNPQEVFTAEQLKRYQQAQRSDETVIIRSAEEVTAKNSRPDKKTLTWKYQLNNAQDIAWASSTAFIVDGAKINLPSGKKSLALSAYPIESNSNNAWERSTEYTKAAIEIYSKSWFEYPYPVAVNVASNVGGMEYPALSFCGNRAKAGSLWGVTNHEFGHNWFPMIVASNEREHGWMDEGFNTFINELATKEFNNGEYYRNQASRSYIFTARNLEPIMSTPQNMKERNIGALVYYKPAYGLKLLRNEIIGPERFDYAFKKYIQEWAYKHPTPEDFFKAIENGAGENLNWFWRGWFVNNWQMDQGIKSVSYVNNEPKFGALVTVENLEKLPMPVIIEATTVSGKKIRKKLPVEIWERNDVWQFKIPTTESLQSVQLDPDMVMPDKNPDNNSWKAN is encoded by the coding sequence ATGATGAAAAGAATTGCACTGGCTTCTTTAAGCCTTGTTGCATTGAGCTATGCTTATCCGGCCTTTGCACAGGAGAAAACATCCAATTATAGCTATACCGAGGCCTTTGCACCCTTGTTTTTTAAAAATAATGGTAACGAATATCGTTCCGCAGCCGGAAAACCGGGCCCTGCCTACTGGCAAAATGCAGCCGATTATAAAATTCAGGCTTCCCTGAATGATCAAAATGATCAAATTACAGGAGCTGTTGAGATTACTTATAGTAACAATAGTCCGGACAATATGAACTATCTGTGGTTACAGTTAGATCAAAATATGTTTTCACAACGTGGCCGTGGTCAATTGATCTCCCCCTTGACTGACAGCCGTTACGGTGATGGCAACTCCACTTTTGATGGTGGATATCAGATACAATCGGTTACGGACGTAAACGGAAATACGATCGAACATATTATTGACGATACCCGCATGCAGCTTCGACTTCCGACGGCATTAAAGAGCAAGGGCGGAAAAATAACTTTTAAGATTAAATACCAATACACCGTTCCTAAATATGGAGCTGATCGTACCGGTATACTTGATACAAAAAACGGAAAAATCTATGCCATTGCACAATGGTTCCCAAGACTGTGTGTCTATGACGACATTAGAGGTTGGAATACGCTTCCTTATACAGGACCAGGAGAGTTCTATCGTGAATTCGGAAATTACCAGGTTGAGATCACTACTCCAGCAAACCACATGGTTGTCTTGGGTGGCGAATTGTTAAACCCACAGGAAGTATTTACAGCTGAGCAACTCAAACGATACCAACAGGCACAACGTAGCGATGAAACCGTAATCATCCGCTCCGCCGAAGAAGTTACCGCAAAAAACTCCAGACCCGACAAGAAAACCTTAACCTGGAAATATCAACTTAATAATGCGCAAGACATTGCTTGGGCCTCCTCTACGGCATTTATAGTAGATGGTGCGAAGATCAATCTGCCTAGTGGAAAAAAATCCCTCGCTTTGTCAGCCTATCCAATTGAAAGTAATAGTAACAATGCCTGGGAACGCTCGACAGAATATACAAAAGCCGCAATTGAAATCTATTCAAAAAGCTGGTTTGAATATCCTTACCCTGTAGCTGTGAATGTAGCTTCCAATGTTGGTGGAATGGAGTACCCAGCCTTGTCGTTCTGTGGCAATCGGGCCAAAGCAGGTTCACTTTGGGGGGTTACTAACCACGAGTTTGGTCACAATTGGTTCCCAATGATTGTCGCATCCAACGAACGTGAACATGGCTGGATGGATGAAGGGTTCAATACATTTATTAACGAACTCGCTACAAAGGAATTCAATAATGGTGAATATTACCGTAATCAGGCGAGCAGATCCTACATCTTTACTGCCCGTAATCTTGAACCGATCATGAGTACACCGCAAAACATGAAAGAACGTAATATTGGGGCTTTGGTCTACTATAAGCCAGCTTATGGACTGAAATTATTGCGAAACGAAATCATCGGTCCTGAGCGCTTCGATTACGCCTTTAAAAAATATATCCAAGAATGGGCTTACAAACACCCTACTCCAGAGGATTTCTTCAAAGCCATTGAAAACGGTGCTGGAGAAAACCTAAACTGGTTCTGGCGCGGGTGGTTTGTCAACAACTGGCAAATGGACCAAGGTATAAAATCAGTATCCTATGTCAACAACGAGCCAAAATTTGGCGCACTTGTCACTGTGGAAAATCTCGAAAAATTACCGATGCCAGTTATTATTGAAGCGACAACCGTATCGGGCAAGAAGATCCGAAAAAAACTACCGGTGGAAATCTGGGAAAGAAACGATGTATGGCAATTTAAAATACCGACCACAGAATCATTGCAATCCGTACAGTTAGATCCAGACATGGTTATGCCAGACAAGAATCCAGACAATAATTCGTGGAAAGCAAATTAG
- a CDS encoding RrF2 family transcriptional regulator, which yields MLHNLRFATALHIMVLAQLEEANQWLSSEYIASSIQVNASVVRKEIASLKTASLLTSKEGKGGGIRINPENPTITLADIYISTKQSDFGGKFNNPNPACVVGKNINSKLQDLYQEVDTDIVQRLEKITLADFSKTFN from the coding sequence ATGTTACACAACTTGAGGTTCGCAACAGCATTACACATTATGGTTCTGGCACAGTTAGAGGAGGCAAATCAATGGCTTTCTTCTGAATATATTGCGTCAAGCATTCAGGTCAATGCAAGTGTGGTTCGCAAAGAAATTGCATCTCTTAAAACAGCATCTTTACTCACGAGTAAAGAAGGTAAGGGCGGCGGTATTCGCATAAATCCCGAGAATCCAACGATTACCTTGGCTGATATTTATATCAGCACCAAGCAAAGCGATTTCGGCGGGAAATTTAACAATCCCAATCCGGCCTGTGTTGTTGGCAAAAATATCAACTCCAAACTCCAGGATCTGTATCAGGAAGTCGACACTGATATTGTACAGCGTTTGGAAAAGATAACCCTAGCTGATTTTAGCAAAACATTTAATTAA
- a CDS encoding NAD(P)-dependent oxidoreductase: protein MKVAVIGSTGYVGSHLVKELVDRNYDVVAIARHTENIPSSEKVTKLQVDINDNNQLVSALKGVDVVVSAFNAGWTNPNLYEDFTKGALAIQQAVKDAGINRFIVIGGAGSLLIDGNRLVDSPDFPKEIKPGALAAADYLKTIQKEDQLTWTMFSPAIEMNSHAGGTRTGKYRTGLDAPVFDQEGRSRLSVEDLAVAIVDEIENKQFLNKRFTAAY from the coding sequence ATGAAAGTAGCAGTAATTGGATCCACAGGATATGTAGGATCTCATCTCGTAAAAGAATTGGTAGACCGCAACTATGACGTCGTTGCGATCGCCCGCCACACCGAAAATATTCCATCGAGTGAAAAAGTAACCAAACTCCAAGTAGATATCAATGATAATAATCAATTGGTTTCTGCTCTAAAAGGTGTTGATGTTGTTGTTTCGGCTTTCAATGCCGGATGGACCAACCCTAATCTTTATGAGGATTTTACAAAAGGTGCATTGGCAATCCAACAGGCTGTTAAGGATGCCGGTATCAATCGTTTCATTGTTATTGGTGGTGCAGGAAGTTTATTGATTGATGGAAATAGACTTGTCGATTCACCGGATTTTCCCAAAGAAATTAAACCTGGGGCTTTAGCTGCAGCAGATTACCTGAAAACCATCCAAAAAGAAGATCAACTTACCTGGACCATGTTTAGTCCTGCTATAGAAATGAATTCCCATGCTGGTGGAACCCGTACAGGAAAATACCGTACAGGCCTTGATGCTCCTGTATTTGATCAAGAAGGTCGATCTAGGTTGTCAGTAGAGGATCTTGCTGTAGCAATAGTAGACGAAATTGAGAACAAACAATTCCTCAATAAACGCTTTACAGCAGCATATTAG
- a CDS encoding amino acid permease, with amino-acid sequence MLFKKSIPQLIAEANENGEHTLKRTLSSSGLIALGVGAIIGAGLFSLTGIAAAENAGPAVILSFIIAAVGCGFAGLCYAEFASMIPVAGSAYTYSYATMGEFVAWIIGWDLVLEYALAGATVAVSWSQYFNQLLMIFHIQLPDTLLKGPWEGGVVNLPAIIIVCLLSLLLMRGTQESSRVNNILVILKVGVVLIFIALGWSFINPANHDPFIPVNAGEELVKSGQQSFWSFLKSDDFGHFGISGVLRAAGVVFFAFIGFDAVSTAAQEAKNPKKGMPIGIIGSLIICTLLYVLFSYVMTGIEHYTMFKGDAKPVATAFARTGYHFLNTALIITIIAGYTSVILVMLLGQSRVFYSMSKDGLLPKIFSDLSKRQTPWKTNAIFMVFVSIFAGFVPVSDLGHMVSIGTLFAFTLVCVGILVLRKTDPNLERPFKTPLVPFVPIMGILVCILMMASLPIESWERLAVWLGIGLLIYFVYGKKHSVIRKQHQNQQ; translated from the coding sequence ATGCTATTTAAAAAATCGATTCCTCAACTCATTGCTGAAGCAAATGAAAATGGTGAACACACGCTAAAGAGGACACTGTCCAGCTCGGGCCTTATCGCCCTCGGTGTTGGGGCCATCATTGGGGCAGGACTTTTCTCCCTAACAGGAATTGCCGCTGCTGAAAATGCAGGGCCAGCTGTTATCCTATCTTTCATTATCGCAGCAGTAGGCTGTGGGTTCGCAGGTCTTTGTTATGCCGAATTTGCCTCTATGATTCCTGTTGCAGGAAGTGCTTACACGTATTCCTATGCCACAATGGGTGAATTTGTCGCCTGGATTATCGGCTGGGATCTCGTCCTCGAATATGCACTAGCAGGAGCTACAGTAGCCGTCAGCTGGTCCCAATATTTCAACCAGCTCCTGATGATATTCCACATCCAACTCCCCGATACCCTACTCAAAGGCCCTTGGGAAGGTGGCGTGGTTAACTTACCTGCGATCATTATTGTTTGTTTACTCTCGCTATTGCTGATGCGTGGCACACAGGAATCATCCCGTGTAAACAATATTTTGGTAATTCTAAAAGTCGGCGTCGTATTGATTTTTATCGCCTTGGGTTGGAGCTTTATCAATCCTGCAAACCACGATCCATTTATTCCTGTAAATGCAGGTGAGGAGCTTGTAAAAAGTGGGCAACAAAGCTTCTGGTCATTTCTAAAGAGTGATGACTTTGGCCACTTTGGCATCAGCGGTGTGTTGCGTGCTGCAGGCGTTGTATTTTTTGCATTCATCGGTTTTGACGCGGTAAGTACAGCTGCCCAAGAAGCAAAAAATCCAAAAAAAGGTATGCCTATAGGTATCATCGGTTCATTAATAATCTGTACACTTTTGTATGTTTTATTCTCCTACGTAATGACCGGAATCGAACATTACACGATGTTTAAGGGGGACGCTAAGCCAGTTGCAACAGCTTTTGCCAGAACAGGCTACCATTTCTTAAATACAGCGTTGATTATTACGATTATTGCAGGATACACTTCAGTTATTCTCGTGATGTTACTTGGTCAGAGCCGCGTATTTTATTCGATGAGTAAGGATGGTTTGCTTCCAAAGATATTCTCAGACTTATCCAAAAGACAGACTCCTTGGAAAACAAACGCTATTTTCATGGTATTCGTCAGTATATTCGCAGGTTTCGTCCCAGTTTCAGACCTTGGCCATATGGTAAGTATCGGTACCCTATTTGCCTTCACCCTCGTATGTGTAGGTATTTTAGTACTACGTAAAACAGACCCCAATTTGGAGCGCCCATTTAAAACACCACTGGTTCCTTTCGTTCCGATCATGGGAATCTTGGTCTGTATTTTAATGATGGCTTCATTGCCAATAGAAAGCTGGGAGCGTTTGGCCGTCTGGCTTGGTATAGGCTTATTGATTTATTTTGTATACGGCAAAAAACATAGTGTCATTAGAAAACAACATCAGAACCAACAATAA
- a CDS encoding DUF1543 domain-containing protein: MKLFMILIGCKPKNRRTEQHDIFFGIGNELKDFVDPIKDFWPEADGKIHIDAYRIVHKIGEYEIKVTERGNGQAVDSEVKLFFVNLGGYKPNEFDEFHYKELIVASSLAKATEKAKRTVFWKHHSSAHIDDKYGLDVDDIYEIEDLLLPRDKEQYSIQITPKTGLEEDTIANGYFKLSAL; encoded by the coding sequence ATGAAGTTATTTATGATTTTGATCGGTTGTAAGCCGAAAAATAGACGGACAGAACAGCATGACATTTTCTTTGGCATTGGGAACGAGCTCAAGGATTTTGTTGATCCCATTAAAGATTTTTGGCCTGAGGCTGATGGTAAAATCCATATTGATGCCTACCGTATTGTCCATAAGATCGGGGAATATGAAATTAAGGTTACTGAAAGGGGGAATGGACAGGCTGTTGATTCGGAAGTGAAATTGTTTTTTGTTAATTTAGGGGGATACAAACCGAATGAATTTGATGAGTTCCATTACAAAGAGCTTATTGTTGCATCGAGTTTGGCCAAGGCTACCGAAAAGGCAAAACGGACTGTTTTTTGGAAGCACCACAGTTCGGCACACATCGATGATAAATATGGTTTGGATGTTGATGATATTTATGAGATCGAAGATTTGCTATTACCTCGTGATAAAGAGCAGTATAGTATTCAAATTACCCCAAAGACCGGTTTGGAAGAAGATACCATTGCGAATGGCTATTTTAAACTGAGCGCGTTATAG